From the genome of Lotus japonicus ecotype B-129 chromosome 6, LjGifu_v1.2, one region includes:
- the LOC130724878 gene encoding glutathione S-transferase T3-like gives MDGNHNFNAFYNSMKNAEPSNDQNTQTSQNSSNSAPFPDMGNISMHPLPIHFAPRVANMGNPFAMSSQNWGNFQHVINPTMYGGASAESSADQRPQTPTGVVEESQVPNLSSDVDANARIGEEGGRVNGHSNQKVRFTLAENTLLIQSWLNISKDPIKGNDQKSDTFWSRITENYNEYRGNSPERGLGALKNRWQKINSAVQKFIGCYNQATARKKSGTSENDVLQDAYTIFNQDEKELFKFEYAWRLLKDDPKWNSQWGSDSSKRTKKSASRDTSTPASDAPTSHLLRPIGIKKEKKKAKATKSQDASSLLVELRAMQESQKERLAEIAELKQQKETHFQIRERELTFKEYEIIMKDTSEMTETQLQFHTELCKKIKEVHKLD, from the coding sequence ATGGATGGCAACCACAATTTCAATGCATTCTACAATTCGATGAAAAACGCTGAACCTTCAAATGATCAAAATACCCAAACATCCCAAAACTCTTCAAATTCTGCACCTTTCCCAGACATGGGAAATATTTCCATGCATCCATTGCCTATCCATTTTGCTCCACGAGTGGCAAATATGGGTAATCCATTTGCAATGTCTAGCCAAAATTGGGGAAATTTTCAACATGTAATTAATCCCACCATGTATGGAGGAGCTTCAGCGGAAAGTAGTGCTGATCAACGGCCGCAAACACCGACGGGGGTTGTAGAAGAGTCTCAAGTTCCGAATCTTTCATCCGATGTCGATGCTAATGCTAGAATTGgtgaagaaggtggaagagtgAATGGTCACTCAAATCAGAAAGTAAGATTTACACTGGCGGAAAATACACTTCTGATTCAATCATGGCTCAATATTTCAAAAGATCCAATTAAGGGAAATGATCAAAAATCAGATACTTTTTGGTCAAGGATCACAGAGAACTATAATGAGTATCGCGGTAATTCACCAGAGAGGGGACTGGGCGCACTCAAAAATCGTTGGCAAAAGATAAATTCGGCTGTCCAAAAGTTTATTGGGTGCTACAACCAAGCCACTGCAAGGAAAAAAAGTGGGACATCCGAGAATGATGTCCTGCAGGATGCATATACAATATTTAATCAAGATGAAAAAGAATTATTCAAGTTTGAATATGCATGGCGTTTATTGAAAGATGATCCTAAGTGGAATTCACAGTGGGGTAGCGATTCTTCAAAGCGTACAAAGAAGTCTGCTTCAAGAGACACATCTACACCAGCATCGGATGCGCCAACATCTCATTTACTCCGCCCAATAggaataaaaaaggaaaaaaagaaggCCAAAGCAACTAAATCTCAAGATGCATCCTCTCTACTTGTTGAGCTTAGGGCAATGCAAGAGTCGCAAAAAGAAAGATTGGCAGAAATAGCAGAATTGAAACAACAAAAGGAGACGCATTTCCAaataagagaaagagagttaACTTTCAAGGAGTATGAAATTATCATGAAGGACACATCTGAGATGACTGAAACACAACTTCAGTTCCATACTGAGTTGTGCAAAAAAATTAAGGAGGTGCATAAGTTGGATTAG
- the LOC130725986 gene encoding phenolic glucoside malonyltransferase 2-like, with amino-acid sequence MAQQMKVHQVCSVAPPQQETSTPSSLSLTFFDIPWLRSPPVEHLFFYEYPNSTSSFFDFVLPTLKHSLSLTLQHFLPLAGNIIWPHDSSKPIINYVPGDAVSFTVAESNADFNHLSSNFCEGEQRHHLISRLNTSHERASVLAFQVTLFPNSGFAIGITTHHAVLDGKSSMLFIKAWAYACSNLKDQQHSSSVSLPENLTPFFDRSVIRDPSEMGEVYVQGLLNHGGEINNRSLKVMEMIGGGAAREDAVKGLFEFTPLHIQKLKQHARFKIENNKVHLSSFSVVCAYLLACAVKADQPKCNRVACVIGIDCRHRLEPPIKATYVGNCIVPHIVEAETGEVLGDDGFINALLRISDVLSSLEGGVVNVAENWISKFQSAMRYKLFSITGSPRFDVYGVDFGWGRPKKVDMPSADRAGSFSLSASRDHDGGIEIGLALNKTQMEAFAQFFAQGLKSLDLSNFTDMKK; translated from the coding sequence ATGGCGCAACAAATGAAAGTTCACCAAGTTTGTTCGGTGGCGCCGCCGCAACAAGAAACCAGTACTCCATCCTCTCTTTCCCTCACATTCTTCGACATTCCATGGCTAAGAAGCCCTCCTGTGGAGCATCTTTTCTTCTACGAGTACCCCAACTCAACATCTTCCTTCTTTGACTTTGTTCTTCCCACTCTCAAACACTCCCTTTCACTcaccctccaacatttcctccCTCTCGCTGGTAACATCATCTGGCCCCATGATTCCTCCAAACCAATCATAAACTATGTCCCTGGTGATGCTGTTTCCTTCACTGTAGCTGAATCCAATGCTGATTTCAACCATTTATCCTCCAACTTCTGTGAAGGTGAACAACGCCACCACCTCATATCTCGCCTCAACACGTCCCATGAAAGAGCCTCTGTTTTGGCATTCCAAGTCACTCTCTTCCCAAACTCTGGATTTGCCATTGGGATAACCACACACCATGCAGTCCTTGATGGCAAATCCTCCATGTTGTTCATCAAAGCATGGGCCTATGCTTGCTCTAACCTCAAAGATCAGCAGCACTCTTCATCAGTATCACTCCCTGAGAATCTAACACCTTTCTTTGACAGGTCAGTGATAAGAGACCCTTCAGAGATGGGCGAGGTTTACGTGCAGGGATTGTTGAATCACGGTGGAGAAATCAACAATCGAAGCTTAAAGGTGATGGAAATGATTGGTGGTGGTGCAGCACGGGAGGATGCGGTGAAAGGCTTGTTTGAGTTCACCCCTTTACATATCCAAAAGCTTAAGCAACATGCAAGGTTCAAGATTGAAAATAACAAGGTTCACTTGTCATCATTTTCGGTAGTGTGTGCTTATTTGCTGGCATGTGCAGTCAAGGCAGACCAACCAAAATGTAATAGAGTAGCTTGTGTGATTGGCATAGATTGTAGACACCGTTTAGAGCCTCCAATTAAGGCAACATATGTTGGTAATTGCATTGTTCCTCACATCGTTGAGGCTGAGACAGGGGAAGTGTTGGGTGATGATGGGTTCATCAATGCTCTTTTGAGGATAAGTGATGTGTTGAGTAGTTTGGAGGGTGGGGTTGTGAATGTAGCAGAGAATTGGATTTCAAAGTTTCAATCTGCGATGCGTTATAAGTTGTTTTCCATTACAGGATCACCTCGATTTGATGTTTATGGTGTTGACTTTGGATGGGGAAGGCCTAAGAAGGTAGATATGCCTTCTGCTGACAGAGCTGGATCGTTCTCTCTCTCGGCAAGTAGGGATCATGATGGAGGGATTGAGATTGGTTTAGCCTTGAACAAGACCCAAATGGAGGCTTTTGCTCAATTTTTTGCCCAAGGACTGAAATCCTTGGATTTATCAAACTTCACGGATATGAAGAAATAA
- the LOC130724877 gene encoding uncharacterized protein LOC130724877, producing the protein MDPYDLKNEDELEWKIIEDALNDLQAQEACIQLIIEEHLQQVDGSSSNCRRQRSHIERNREEGHVRLWNDYFSTNPVYTEEQFRRRYRMRKHVFLRIVEAISNTDDYFQMRNDATGRMGLSPLQKCTAAIRMLAYGSSADSVDEYVRIGESTARECMARFVKGINEVFGPAYLRKPNNRDIARLMELGKARGFPGMLGSIDCMHWIWKNCPTAWKGQYCRGDHGKPTIILEAVASQDLWIWHAFFGVAGSNNDINVLNQSDVFNEVLQGKAPEVQFTLNGTTYNMGYYLADGIYPEWATFVKTISMPQGEKRKLFAQHQEGARKDVERAFGVLQSRFATVRGPARAWHLHILKDIIYACIILHNMIVEDEREMYDGNIDFSYDQLENDASTPEVFSGPHPDFAMYLRKRAQVREKAVHRHLQADLVEHVWEHFSREDNHN; encoded by the coding sequence atggATCCttatgatttgaaaaatgaggaTGAACTTGAGTGGAAAATTATAGAAGATGCACTAAATGATCTTCAAGCTCAAGAAGCATGTATTCAGTTAATCATTGAGGAGCATCTCCAACAAGTTGATGGAAGCTCTAGTAATTGTAGACGTCAAAGATCTCACATAGAAAGGAATCGGGAAGAAGGACACGTCCGTTTGTGGAATGACTATTTTTCGACAAATCCAGTTTACACAGAAGAGCAATTTCGGCGAAGGTATAGAATGCGAAAACACGTGTTCCTTCGAATTGTAGAAGCCATCAGCAACACTGATGATTATTTCCAAATGAGAAATGATGCGACTGGGAGAATGGGTCTTTCACCATTGCAAAAATGCACTGCTGCAATTCGTATGTTGGCTTATGGATCCTCGGCCGATAGTGTAGATGAGTATGTGCGTATTGGTGAAAGCACTGCACGAGAATGCATGGCGAGATTTGTTAAAGGAATAAATGAGGTATTTGGGCCAGCGTACTTAAGAAAACCGAACAACAGAGACATCGCACGCCTTATGGAATTGGGGAAGGCGCGTGGCTTTCCTGGGATGTTAGGTAGTATTGACTGTATGCATTGGAtttggaaaaattgtcctactGCATGGAAAGGTCAATATTGTCGAGGTGATCATGGTAAGCCCACCATCATTCTTGAAGCTGTAGCATCACAAGATTtgtggatttggcatgcatttttCGGTGTTGCAGGTTCAAATAACGACATCAACGTCCTCAACCAATCTGATGTCTTTAACGAGGTTTTGCAAGGGAAAGCTCCCGAGGTACAATTTACATTAAATGGAACAACATATAACATGGGATACTATTTAGCAGATGGAATTTATCCAGAATGGGCAACATTTGTTAAAACTATCTCAATGccacaaggagaaaaaagaaaattgtttGCCCAACAtcaagaaggagcaagaaaaGATGTGGAGCGGgcatttggagtgcttcaaTCACGATTCGCAACTGTACGTGGCCCAGCCCGAGCTTGGCACCTGCACATACTAAAAGATATAATATATGCATGCATAATATtgcataatatgattgttgaagatgaacGGGAAATGTATGATGGCAATATTGACTTTTCATATGATCAGCTAGAAAATGACGCTTCAACGCCTGAAGTATTTAGCGGCCCTCATCCTGATTTTGCAATGTACCTTCGAAAGAGAGCTCAAGTTCGTGAAAAGGCAGTACATCGTCATCTTCAAGCAGATTTAGTGGAGCATGTTTGGGAACATTTTAGTCGTGAAGATAATCACAATTAG